The genome window TGTCATGCCTGACGTCCGATCATCTCGCCGCACCCGCATCTGGATCGCGGGGCTTGCTGCGCTGATCGGCGTTGGCACCGCAGGCGGGGCCTCGCCCCAGTCGCGGCCCGAGACGGGCCGTCACGCGGAGCGGCTGAACGCCTCCGTGGCCCTCTCGCTGGACGATGCCGAGCGGCAGTCGCTCAGTCTCGCGGATTATTTCGGTCCGTCGGGCATGTGGGCGCTGCTCAACGGCCCGGCGCCTTCGGCGGTCGGCGAGCGTCAGTTGTGCCTCGCAGCGCCCGTTGACAGCGTCGGCTGGACCTTCAGCCTCGACCGCTTCGCGTCGGTCGAGCCGTAGCGTCCTACTACATGCGGTCCAGGGCCGTGATTCCCAGCAGACTTAGGCCCTCGGCCAGCACCCGCTCGGTGATCCGGCAAAGCCGCAGCCGCGACAAGCGCAGCGCGTCGGTTTCGGCGCTCAGCACGTGGCAGTTCGTGAAGAAGACGCTGTACGCGCCGGCGAGGTCGTAGAGGTACTGGCAGAGCCGGTGCGGCTCCAACGCATCGGCGACGGACCGCACCGCGCCGGGGTACCGCAGCAGCGCCAGTGCGAGGTCCTTCTCCTCCCTGGCCTCGATCAGCAGCGGCGCGGACTCGGCGCGACGAAGGCCCGCCTCGCCGATCTGGGCGTGCTCGGCCGCCTTGCGGAGGATCGACCTGATCCGGACCAGCGCGTACAGCAGGTAGGGCCCGGTGTTGCCCTCGAAGGCGATCATCCGGTCAAAGTCGAAGACGTAGTCCCGCACACGATCGGACGAGAGGTCGGCGTACTTGATCGCGCCCACACCGATCGCATCCGCGATGGCCTCGAGCTCGCTCCCTTTCAGTTCGGCGTTCTTGTCGACCGCGGCCCGGCGGGCGCGCCCGACCGCCTCGTCGATGAGATCGGCGAGCTTGACGTTCTCGCCCGAGCGGGTCTTGAACGGCCGGCCGTCCTCGCCCAGCACAGCGCCGAACGCGGCGTGCTCCAGGCGAGAGGGCGACGGCTGCCCGGGGCGCGTGGCGTACCCCGCCTTGATCGCGGCGGCGAAAACCTGCCGGAAGTGCAGGCTCTGGCGGGCATCGACGCAGTAGATGACCCGGTCGGCGCCGAGGCGCTGCACCCGCCGACGGATCGCGGCCATGTCGGTGGTGGCGTAGAGGTACCCGCCGCCCCCGCGCTCGGACTTGCGGATCAGCGTCGGCTCCTCGATCCCTTCGACCCGCACCACCAGCGCGCCGTCGGACTCCTCGGAGACGCCCCGCTTCTGCAGGTCCTCGACCAGCCCGGCGAGTTCCTCGGAGTAGGACGACTCCCCGGCGGAGGCCTCGGCGGTAACGTCGGCGTGCAGCCGGCGGCAGACGTCGAGGCACTCGCCCATCGTGGTGTCGGCGATCCGCTGCCACACGCCGAAGGTCTCGGGATCGTGGTTCTGGAGCCTGACGAGAGTCGCCTTGGCGCGGGCGAGCTCCTCGGCCGCCCCCGCCACCTGCTCCTCCAGTTCCGCGACGGCCTTGGGGTGCGACCACCACCGGCGCGCCGCGGCCAGGCCGCGCTCATCGGCGGCGCACTCGCGCTGCGCGGCCCGGTAGTGCCGCTCGAGCTGGTCGAGGGTCAGGCGGGCCAGGTCGAGCCGTCCGGCCTTCGATTCCTGCATGAGCCTCGCCGTGACCATCGCGATGGGGAGCCCCCAGTCGCCCACGTGATTCTGGCGGATGACGCGGTGGCCGACCCGGTCCAGCGTCCGGGCGATCGCATCGCCGATGATGATCGACCGGAGGTGGCCGACGTGCATCTGCTTGGCAAGGTTCACGCCGCAGAGGTCGACGACGACGGTCTGCTTCCCGCCGGCCTCGACCCGCGGCAGGCCCAGGTCATCCGAATCCAGGCGCGTGACCAGCGACGCGAGCGCCTCGGTGCTCAGCCGGATGTTGATGAACCCGGGCCCGGCGATCGAGGCGTCCGTCAGAGGCTCGGCGATCCCCGCCAGGTCGACCTTCGCCGCGATC of Phycisphaeraceae bacterium contains these proteins:
- the argS gene encoding arginine--tRNA ligase, giving the protein MSIDPVQILAERFRAAIAAAFPDSGADADPLITPSRNPQHGDFQSNTAMPLGKSLGKPPREIAKSIAAKVDLAGIAEPLTDASIAGPGFINIRLSTEALASLVTRLDSDDLGLPRVEAGGKQTVVVDLCGVNLAKQMHVGHLRSIIIGDAIARTLDRVGHRVIRQNHVGDWGLPIAMVTARLMQESKAGRLDLARLTLDQLERHYRAAQRECAADERGLAAARRWWSHPKAVAELEEQVAGAAEELARAKATLVRLQNHDPETFGVWQRIADTTMGECLDVCRRLHADVTAEASAGESSYSEELAGLVEDLQKRGVSEESDGALVVRVEGIEEPTLIRKSERGGGGYLYATTDMAAIRRRVQRLGADRVIYCVDARQSLHFRQVFAAAIKAGYATRPGQPSPSRLEHAAFGAVLGEDGRPFKTRSGENVKLADLIDEAVGRARRAAVDKNAELKGSELEAIADAIGVGAIKYADLSSDRVRDYVFDFDRMIAFEGNTGPYLLYALVRIRSILRKAAEHAQIGEAGLRRAESAPLLIEAREEKDLALALLRYPGAVRSVADALEPHRLCQYLYDLAGAYSVFFTNCHVLSAETDALRLSRLRLCRITERVLAEGLSLLGITALDRM